One window of the Maylandia zebra isolate NMK-2024a linkage group LG19, Mzebra_GT3a, whole genome shotgun sequence genome contains the following:
- the LOC101478620 gene encoding tumor necrosis factor ligand superfamily member 10 isoform X2, translating into MAMSISVQSLGLILLAAVLLQTIAVAVSFMYFNKVLNTMQESFSRSSMSCLVNPNLNFLDAAEKKSDPCWQVTQQVHYYLKKIAERFQIPTPERRVSLPKVGAHVTGVVSSAEPPNSETVPGLQSSKGYLGERIRVWEGQRGLSFLQNIELRGGELLVPRAGLYYIYAQTYFKLPSMGEMDGETREEQGAQLVQYIYKKMSSYTAPILLMKSIRSVCWPRGQEPGLFSLHQAGTAFLQPADRLFITVSNASVIEMDGRANYFGAFLVS; encoded by the exons ATGGCCATGTCCATTTCTGTCCAGAGTCTGGGGCTCATCTTACTCGCAGCAGTCCTCCTCCAGACCATCGCGGTCGCCGTCAGTTTTATGTACTTCAACAAAGTCCTGAACACG ATGCAGGAGAGTTTTTCCAGGAGCAGCATGTCCTGTCTTGTAAACCCGAATCTGAACTTCCTGGACGCGGCAGAAAAGAAGAGCGACCCCTGCTGGCAGGTCACGCAACAGGTCCACTACTACTTAAAGAAG ATTGCTGAAAGATTCCAGATACCTACTCCAGAGAGAA GGGTCTCTCTTCCCAAAGTTGGTGCACATGTGACTGGTGTTGTCTCATCAGCAGAGCCTCCAAATTCAGAGA CTGTTCCAGGTTTACAGAGCAGCAAGGGGTACCTGGGAGAGCGCATCAGAGTGTGGGAAGGCCAGAGAGGCCTGTCCTTCTTGCAGAACATAGAGCTGAGAGGAGGAGAGCTGCTGGTACCCAGAGCAGGCCTCTATTACATCTACGCCCAGACCTACTTCAAACTCCCGTCCATGGGGGAGATGGACGGGGAAACAAGAGAGGAGCAAGGAGCTCAGCTTGTCCAGTATATCTACAAGAAG ATGAGTTCCTACACGGCACCTATCTTACTGATGAAATCGATTAGGAGTGTCTGCTGGCCCCGGGGTCAGGAGCCTGGCCTCTTCTCTCTGCATCAGGCTGGCACTGCCTTTCTACAGCCTGCAGATCGCCTCTTCATTACTGTTAGCAATGCTAGTGTCATAGAGATGGACGGTCGGGCAAACTACTTTGGGGCCTTCCTCGTGAGCTAA
- the LOC101478620 gene encoding tumor necrosis factor ligand superfamily member 10 isoform X1: MAMSISVQSLGLILLAAVLLQTIAVAVSFMYFNKVLNTMQESFSRSSMSCLVNPNLNFLDAAEKKSDPCWQVTQQVHYYLKKKIAERFQIPTPERRVSLPKVGAHVTGVVSSAEPPNSETVPGLQSSKGYLGERIRVWEGQRGLSFLQNIELRGGELLVPRAGLYYIYAQTYFKLPSMGEMDGETREEQGAQLVQYIYKKMSSYTAPILLMKSIRSVCWPRGQEPGLFSLHQAGTAFLQPADRLFITVSNASVIEMDGRANYFGAFLVS, from the exons ATGGCCATGTCCATTTCTGTCCAGAGTCTGGGGCTCATCTTACTCGCAGCAGTCCTCCTCCAGACCATCGCGGTCGCCGTCAGTTTTATGTACTTCAACAAAGTCCTGAACACG ATGCAGGAGAGTTTTTCCAGGAGCAGCATGTCCTGTCTTGTAAACCCGAATCTGAACTTCCTGGACGCGGCAGAAAAGAAGAGCGACCCCTGCTGGCAGGTCACGCAACAGGTCCACTACTACTTAAAGAAG aagATTGCTGAAAGATTCCAGATACCTACTCCAGAGAGAA GGGTCTCTCTTCCCAAAGTTGGTGCACATGTGACTGGTGTTGTCTCATCAGCAGAGCCTCCAAATTCAGAGA CTGTTCCAGGTTTACAGAGCAGCAAGGGGTACCTGGGAGAGCGCATCAGAGTGTGGGAAGGCCAGAGAGGCCTGTCCTTCTTGCAGAACATAGAGCTGAGAGGAGGAGAGCTGCTGGTACCCAGAGCAGGCCTCTATTACATCTACGCCCAGACCTACTTCAAACTCCCGTCCATGGGGGAGATGGACGGGGAAACAAGAGAGGAGCAAGGAGCTCAGCTTGTCCAGTATATCTACAAGAAG ATGAGTTCCTACACGGCACCTATCTTACTGATGAAATCGATTAGGAGTGTCTGCTGGCCCCGGGGTCAGGAGCCTGGCCTCTTCTCTCTGCATCAGGCTGGCACTGCCTTTCTACAGCCTGCAGATCGCCTCTTCATTACTGTTAGCAATGCTAGTGTCATAGAGATGGACGGTCGGGCAAACTACTTTGGGGCCTTCCTCGTGAGCTAA
- the LOC101478620 gene encoding tumor necrosis factor ligand superfamily member 10 isoform X3, with protein sequence MAMSISVQSLGLILLAAVLLQTIAVAVSFMYFNKVLNTMQESFSRSSMSCLVNPNLNFLDAAEKKSDPCWQVTQQIAERFQIPTPERRVSLPKVGAHVTGVVSSAEPPNSETVPGLQSSKGYLGERIRVWEGQRGLSFLQNIELRGGELLVPRAGLYYIYAQTYFKLPSMGEMDGETREEQGAQLVQYIYKKMSSYTAPILLMKSIRSVCWPRGQEPGLFSLHQAGTAFLQPADRLFITVSNASVIEMDGRANYFGAFLVS encoded by the exons ATGGCCATGTCCATTTCTGTCCAGAGTCTGGGGCTCATCTTACTCGCAGCAGTCCTCCTCCAGACCATCGCGGTCGCCGTCAGTTTTATGTACTTCAACAAAGTCCTGAACACG ATGCAGGAGAGTTTTTCCAGGAGCAGCATGTCCTGTCTTGTAAACCCGAATCTGAACTTCCTGGACGCGGCAGAAAAGAAGAGCGACCCCTGCTGGCAGGTCACGCAACAG ATTGCTGAAAGATTCCAGATACCTACTCCAGAGAGAA GGGTCTCTCTTCCCAAAGTTGGTGCACATGTGACTGGTGTTGTCTCATCAGCAGAGCCTCCAAATTCAGAGA CTGTTCCAGGTTTACAGAGCAGCAAGGGGTACCTGGGAGAGCGCATCAGAGTGTGGGAAGGCCAGAGAGGCCTGTCCTTCTTGCAGAACATAGAGCTGAGAGGAGGAGAGCTGCTGGTACCCAGAGCAGGCCTCTATTACATCTACGCCCAGACCTACTTCAAACTCCCGTCCATGGGGGAGATGGACGGGGAAACAAGAGAGGAGCAAGGAGCTCAGCTTGTCCAGTATATCTACAAGAAG ATGAGTTCCTACACGGCACCTATCTTACTGATGAAATCGATTAGGAGTGTCTGCTGGCCCCGGGGTCAGGAGCCTGGCCTCTTCTCTCTGCATCAGGCTGGCACTGCCTTTCTACAGCCTGCAGATCGCCTCTTCATTACTGTTAGCAATGCTAGTGTCATAGAGATGGACGGTCGGGCAAACTACTTTGGGGCCTTCCTCGTGAGCTAA